In Corynebacterium occultum, a single genomic region encodes these proteins:
- a CDS encoding fumarylacetoacetate hydrolase family protein — translation MKFITFRHDGTTRTGVLDTDTAEITPLANGEGLVDVIETWGNGTPEFSTTTLSLEEVELLAPIPRPRRNIFCIGRNYLEHAKEFADSGFDATASASHIPEHPVVFTKAPSTVIGTEAEIDPHLQLTDGLDYEAELGVIIGTGGRNITKDQAMNHVWGYTNINDVTARDMQKKHAQWFLGKSLDTHCPMGPWAVTRDEVGDEPLDLLCTVNGETRQQANTADLIFDIPTIIETISAGITLEPGDVIATGTPVGVGIGFKPPKFLAPGDVVEVSFSKLGTLRNQVGQGQ, via the coding sequence TTGAAGTTCATCACTTTCCGCCACGATGGCACCACCCGCACCGGTGTCCTGGACACGGATACCGCCGAGATCACCCCCCTGGCCAACGGCGAGGGCCTGGTCGATGTCATCGAGACTTGGGGTAACGGCACCCCGGAGTTCTCGACCACCACCCTGTCGTTGGAGGAGGTGGAGCTGCTGGCCCCGATCCCGCGCCCGCGTCGCAACATCTTCTGCATCGGCCGCAACTACCTCGAACACGCCAAGGAATTCGCCGACTCTGGCTTCGACGCCACCGCCAGTGCCAGCCACATCCCCGAGCACCCGGTGGTCTTCACCAAGGCACCCTCGACCGTCATCGGCACCGAGGCCGAGATCGATCCGCACCTCCAGCTGACCGATGGCCTGGACTACGAGGCAGAACTCGGGGTCATCATCGGCACCGGGGGGCGCAACATCACCAAGGACCAGGCCATGAACCACGTCTGGGGTTACACCAACATCAACGACGTCACCGCCCGAGACATGCAGAAAAAACACGCCCAATGGTTCCTCGGCAAAAGCCTGGACACCCACTGCCCCATGGGCCCGTGGGCCGTGACCCGCGACGAGGTCGGCGATGAGCCCCTGGACTTGCTGTGCACCGTCAACGGTGAGACCCGCCAGCAGGCCAACACCGCCGATCTCATCTTCGACATCCCCACCATCATCGAGACCATCAGCGCCGGCATCACCCTGGAGCCCGGGGATGTCATCGCCACCGGCACCCCGGTGGGTGTGGGTATCGGATTTAAGCCGCCGAAGTTCCTGGCCCCCGGTGACGTGGTCGAGGTCTCGTTCAGCAAGCTCGGGACACTGCGCAACCAGGTCGGCCAAGGCCAGTAG